ATttgtaattagaaaaagaatttttaattttaattagatttctCCTACCTGTAGTCAACATTTTTTAAGGAttagttcattctttctttatgaCTTAGGCTTTGTACCTTTGGCTTATTGATCATAGAACATTTTATAGCTGTCACTTTTTTTTGTGCTTTTGGCATCACAGAAAATTACaatcttatttattgatttataatgttaaaaatgtttattgatttgaaCGCAGGGTTTCctaataaaatatctgaaaaaatctaaacaaaattttaaagtcatcttCAACATATGTGGCtttcttttgctgattttttttaaattaaaaacttagacCATATGAAGGTTGTTAAATATTAGAGGTTTTGAGAAGTAtagatttaattttgtttgagAGAATTTCCTTAGCAGAACTACGTATTATTTGTGTGTTCACAATGCCTAGTAGAATACACAGTATATTTTGACACCTCCAACAATTATGGACTAACCAATTATAAGATTTTAGAAGATGAACATTTGAGATTTCTTCTCTGGTTCTGTATTTCTATGATATAGACATTTGAACAAAATGTGATTTCTAGCCATCTCTTAAAAATTTACTAATTGCTTAATTTGTTCTGTTTGCAATGATTGTCTCCTCAacaacatttttttacttttgaattcTTTGGGGTACATAGGAACTGTTGGCATAAGCACTTTTTGGCCACAAGAAAGGAGACTGGAAATCTTATTATTGACATTGATGTCTgagatggggggatggggatTCACATTTAAGGGTGGGAGAAATCCTGGTCTGGCTTGCGTAACATTGTGATCTAAAGGGAAAGCTCCTGAACCACGCCTTTCTAAAAGTGCATGATTTCTCCTGCTCAAGGGACCTGGTGAGATATTCTCCAACAATTCTTTGGGCCCTGAAAACAGGGAAGGAGATGGTGAGaggatctttttctttcctataagTGCTTTGCCATCTTCTAAGGTTGCAGGAGTAAGACCAGCTGAGAGCTGGGAATCAGAGCTGTAGTGATTTGCTCCTGAGTTTCTTTTTTGAACTATACTTCTTAAGGTGGAAGCAAATATCATCTGGTTAGAGTCTGGATCTGGGTCAGCAGGGATTTCAATGCATTGCTGATTTCCTTCTGAAAAAAATGACTGATAATTTATTTCATCATATGACATCCTGCTTGAGCTGGCCTGATCCAAGGCTCTCAGCAAATGTCCAGTGTCTTTTACATCAATACTTTGGTGCCTAGTGATGAATCGCTTGGAAAGTGCCAGCGCATTGGTTTTATAGGATAATTCTTCCTCTGGAGTAATATCCTGAAGCTCCTCTTGCAAGGAGGCCACTCGGTTTTGGTGCATGAATAAGGGAGGGCTCTTGATCCAGGTTGGAGCCTGGGGTAGCTTGGGCCCATTAGAGGCCATAGCAGGCTTCCTCACAGGGGAGCCCGGGTCCTGTGTGTCATCACTACTTCCCAAGGGTTCCAGACCTTTTAAGCCATTAAGTGTCATTTCAGTTTCAGAAGACTGTGTAAGTGGCAACGAAGCTGTTTTTATGTCTATTTCAGAAGGAGTGGCACAGGAGGCTGGGGAATGACCCCCATCTATATCTACAGGAGGCATATTTAAGTACTGTTTGGTAGTGTGCCTACCAGAGGGTGATTTTGCTGTTGTTATAATAATGACCTCTTTCCCTTTTGCCTTGCAAGCACTAAGTAGAACTTTCAGTGTCTCTCTATCCTCTGAATTTATAGCATAAACAAGGGCGGAGTAACTAGAATGATCTTGCAAGCTGAGATCAGCCCCACTGTTTAGGAGCAAGGAAACAACTTCAGGACCGGCTTTTTCTAAGCAAGCATGCATCAAAGCAGTTTTCCCAGATTTGTCCTGTATGTTGGGGTCAGCATTGTTTTCTAAAAGGTATTTAACCATCTTGGCTTTACTGACGCTCTGGTGATCAACATGTTTTGTCTTACAAGCGATCATTAAAGGTGTTTCCCCTCGGTCATTGCTCTCATTAATGTAGGCACCACCTTCTAGCAAGAGTCTTGTGAGGCGAAGCCGGCTCTGATGGACTGCTTTGATCAGGGAATTTCCATCACTTGAAATTTCTACACCTTCATCCATCTTCAAAAGTCAGAATCAAAACCTGGTTATCAAAGAATTGAAGAACAAAAGATTAGCCAGAATCCTAATTTATATTCATGTTGTTATTcataatttctgaaatatatgtGCATAGAGCAACAGTACATAAATGAGATTatgttattaataaatattgaacaaaatagtgaattgcaaaataaaagaaattttagacTAATAACAGCCTTGGGGGAATTATAAACTAAACTTTACTTTCAAAATCTTCATTGAGTATTTATGATATAGTACCAATGGAGTACTTCTCTTAATTCcacattaattaaataataatgcaCTTATTTTCtacttgtgaaaaatattttttaaataatattaaaatggggcaccttggtggctcagttgattaagtgtccgacttcagctcaggtcatgatctcatggtacatgggttcaagccctgcattgggctctgctctgacagcatagagcctggagcctgcttcagattctgtgtctccctctctctgtctctctctctctctctctctctctcagaaataaatatttttaaaaactattttgaaaaataatactaaaatatcaATTTAGGCAAAAATTGCAAAATTCTGTGTAATTGCAACTGAAGCAATTAAAATGTAGCATATTTACGGCAGATTAAAAACTCCTCAGTGTTAAATTACTTAACTGTGCTCTTGATTAAACAATGCAACTATTACCTAGACTTTCAATTTGAGGGACATTTCTATGTTTCTCTTAAAGGATGAAAAATCATTTGAACTACAAGACATTAAACAACTGACACAATGTCTGGAACTCACACTGAGATGGGAATATGTTTATGCATTTTCCttgatttcaatatttaaatcATACACTAGATAATGGGGTTAGCCACACACAGTTGGCTGactttttttgagagggagagggagagggcggtgggggcagggggagagagagagagaagcccaaacaggctccctgctgtcagggcagagcctgcggCAGGGCTCCCTGGTgcagctcaatctcacaaaccatgggatcatgacctgagcccaaatcaagagcccaactcactgagccactcaggtgcccctgttgggTTATATTTTGACAGCAGTACATTTGCTCTGAAAAAGGTTTCTAGGCTAGAAATGTGAGTGATGTCATGTAGTCtttataagcattttattttttatcattaaaactaaaatttatttatgtttaatttatttaaataatttagattCAAACTCCTTCAACAGATAGTTCCGTTAGTTGATAAGAATTATGTCTTTAGgcccctggctggttcagtcagtagggcatgcaactcttgatcttggggatgtgagttcaagccccacactgggtgtagaacttacttaaaaaagaaagaaagaaagaaacataaagaaagtaCTCATGTActtttaagagtctcatgctctaccgactgagctagccaggcaccctttACTCATGTACTTGTAAATTAACAATATGGGACATGAATTTTTATTGGGTGATTGAATAGACAATAAATACAATGACGTCTTATAAGAAGAGGCgaagagaagataaagaaaatgaagggggaaagaaagacatgCACACAGAACTTAATCTCACAGCTGTAATCTACTATTATATCCTGGACACTGAGCTACAAAAGTACGTGCCCTAGCCCTGAAGAGCTTATTCAGTTGTTTGGAAGAAATATTACATAAGCAGCTGGTTATGAGTTAAAGTCAGGAGAATATTTAGGCTTCGGTGGCTTGGCGACTGTGGGGCTTCACAGAGGCCAACCATTTGAGCTGGGTCTGGACTGCTAAGAGTTTGGTAGGCAgacaaaatacaaagagagaagtagagaatGTTCCTTGTGCAAAAATCTAGAGGCTTAAAATAGCAGTTATTTATCAtaaatcaggctctatgctgatatggccaaacttcagaaaaatattttcgcAGATGGCAAGAGTGAATATGGCAGAATACACACCTCTACTTTTGCCCCTTCCACAACAATCCACTGaaactgaagaattttttttaatttttaaaaaagatcttatttttaaataatctctacatctaacatgggacttgaactcacagtaaccctgagattaagagtcatgcaatccactgactgagccagcaaggtgcccgaagactttttaaaaagacataaattcaCAAGGAtagcaggaaaaggagagaagacaatGGCAACGTTTGGAAGCCAGAAAGCAGATGGACCAGTGGTAGTCAATTTAGTCCACCTGAAAAGGCTGTGCTTCAAGTCATTTGTGATAAAACTGAGAACTAAGCCCGTGTCCACTGCAGAATCCTCGAGAGAGGCAATACAGCAGGAAGCTCCACAactgggtgggtggtggtggcggcggtgGTGGAGAGAATAGCTAAACTACTGAGGACCAGGTGAAAAGTTGTCGGAGAAGCAGTTAGATCCCTAGGTCCTTGCCATTCACAGTGGGCCCCTTACCTTGGGCCAGCAGCAAAACCATTCTCTGAAGCTTAATCTTAGGCTCCAGCACACACCTACTGAACCAGAGCCTACAGTTTAACTAGATTCTCAGGTGATTTAGATGTTCATtcaatttgagaagcactgcctCAGGTCATTCCTTCACTCCAATCCACTAGGAGATAGGATACCACCCGTCCTATCTGAGATGTCCAGAGCTTTATTCTCCAGAAATGGTGAAACAGAGGGTCTCTGGACTGGAAGACACCCGACATATTTGAGGATAAGAAAATAGGGAATAAGTGATTGGATGCTTACCACTGAGTGAAGAGACTCACAGCCTTCTCCCGAACTCAACTCCAAGAAGCCTGGCATCTATACTCTTAACATTCAGTAGAATATTGCTATACTATCCTCTCAAGAATCTGACCTGCCTTACAAACAATACCTAAGAGTACTAACCACAGGGATTCCCTAACATGCCACCCAGATCATCCTACAATGTGGCTTAAAGATTAcaagccttggggcgcctgggtggctcagttggttaggcatccggctcttgatttaggctcaggtcatgatctcgcagtagTGAGAAAGAGGCCTGTGTCCGGttctgagctgggcatggagcctgcttaagcttctctttctggggcacctgggtggctcagttaagtgtctgacttcggctcaggtcatgaacttacggtccatgggtttgagccccacatcaggctctgtgctaacggctcagagcctggagcctgctttggattctgtgcctccccctctctctgcccctcccctgattgtgctctgtctctctctcagaaataaacagacattaaaaaaaattttttttaagattctctttctgcccgtcccctgcttgtactttctcactttctctctctctcaaaaaattacaagCTTACCCGTGTGCTCaaggcttctttttattttttaaatttttaaataagtttatttatttttgagatagagacagagtgtgagtaggagaggggaagagagagagacacacacacacagaatccaaaccaggctccagactctgagctattagcacagagcctgactcagggcttgggccatgaactgtgagatatgacctgagctgaagttggatgctcaaccaactggccacccacgtgcccttttttttttttttaatatttatttatttgagagagagggagaaagagtgcatgcatgtgagcaggggtggggcacagagaaggagagagaatcccaagcaggctctgagctgttagcacagagcccaacatggggcttgttctcatgaaccatgagatcatgacctgagatgaaatcaagagcagatgcttaatgactgacccatccaggtgccccttcatcaGCTTTTTAAATCAAACCCTTTAATTATGAAcagataataaaaaacaaaacaaaacaaaaaagcctcttACCTTAAAGATAGAGACCagcacaaatagaaaaaaagcaaCGTGGAGGAAACAGGTATtagtcaggaaaatgaaaatttcaaaagctCGTTATCCTCAAAGAGATAAGAAGATGTTGTAACCGTAAGACAAAAATAAGATTCtatgaaaaaagaatattcagggggcacctgggtggctcagttggttaagcatttgactcttgattttggctcaagtcatgatcttgctgtttgtgagactgagccccgcattgggctctgtgctgaaagtgaggagcctgcttggaattctctctccctccctctctctctgcccctcctctcaaaataaataaacttaaaaaaataatattcagataaaaaatgttttcaaaagataaaaacaccATACAAACTATAAAACTCGATAAAAGCGTTAGATGATAATGTTGATAAAATATCCAGCAGTTAAGCAAAAAGAACAGgagagaacaaaaataagaagaaaattcctAGTGTAAGTCTACACTAGGAAATCCAACATTCAACTACTAGGAAAGGTCTGGCAAGACAAAATAGTaggagtgggagaaggggcaagcaggaaaggaaatgataactGAGATCAAGAAAAATTTCATGAGTGACATGAGTTTGCAAATTGAAGGGGCCCAATTAGAACATAGCACAATAGATTAAAATGGACCTGAGCATGGCACATGGATGTAAATCTCTAGAACACTGAGAACAAAGACGATCCCACAAGcttgggggcaggaggtggggagtggggtagATAGGTCACATGCTAAAGTATCAAGATACAATGGCTTCAGATATATCAACAACAGTAAAAGACAGTGGaggaaagtctttaaaaatctgaaggaaaaatgCTTCCCAGCTTAGAATTCTGTATCTAGCCAAACCATGAGTCAAGAATTGAGATCTACTCTTAACAACCTACTGAAGGACATAATCTACCAACGTGAAATGGTAGAACAAGAAAGATGAAACAAGGTGCCAGAGGCTAGAGATCGTCTTAGAGGGGAAGCACAAGAAATCCCTGGAAGATGCAAAGGGCCAGGATAATGGATGTGCATAGGCATCGTCTCTGAGGTCAATCTATCATTTTACCATCTCGTTCACTGAGAACCAGATGCCCAGGTGAGCCTGCCCTCAGTTCTTATCTTTACTTGCTTTGTCCTGACCAcgtctctcctccctcttctatgCTCCGCTTTCTGGGGCAGCCGGTGCCACTAATTTTAGCTCTGCTCAATTGTTCTGCTTTGACCTGCTTCGAGATCTGGGGATAAGTCATGGCGAGCTTGGGAGGAAAAAGACTGAACATTCATCCCCCTTGGATATCCAGAACCTGGGCTCCAATGAAGCCCTGCCAGAAGCCCTCTAATGGGAGCCCCTTGTTTCCCAGAACTCCTGCCCTTGCTCAGAAGTGCTCTTATAAATGCTGGGCCAAACACTGATCCAGAGACTGTTAAACTTACCTTCTCCTGAGAGCTTTAATCATATACTGGCACTATATGCCTTTCTTTATTCAACCAATTTTGTGTTTGCTACCCAGTTTAACAATTCATTTACTTAAGGATCATATACAAgtgggaaacttaaaaaaatgtaacccaGAAGTCAAGAGAAAGTTACTTTttggtgggggtagggagagCAGTACAATTTGGGAGGGACACacaatggcttttattttaaggTTCTGGTAATGTTCTGTTTCTAATCTGGGTGATTTGTATACACCtgtccattttattattattctttaaaagaacatattttacatACTCTCTGTATGATACTactaatctattttttttgtaaaatagaaCATGTATACAGAAAAGAGCATAGCACTTACATAAGATATGTTccataactaacatttatttttttaggggtgtctgggtggctcagttggttaaacacctgacttcagctcatgttgtgatcttatggttcatgggttcgagatctgcatcggactttgtgctgacagctcagagcctggagcctgctttagattctgtcttcctctctctctctgctcctcccccactcattctctccctctctttatctcttaaaagtaaataaacattaaaaatgattttaaaaaatttatttattttgagagagagagagacagagcgagtgagcaggggagagccaaacaggctctgagctgtcagcacagagcctgatatgagacttgatctcataaactgtgagatcatgacctgagccaaaatcaagagtcagacacaactgagccacccaggcacctcccataattaaaattttgaagagTCATCTTAGATCATAGCTTCTTACAACATGATTCAGTTTTGTGGTATTATCAATATTTATGCCTACTATATGTGCCTAGACTTTCAAGGAATTTCAACTTGTGAGCTCCTGGAAGGCACTATTCAAAAGAATATACATATTCATTCCACTTTACTATGATGTTAATAAGCAAAGAACAacagacacatacataaataaaatgaaagtgaatgCTGCAATTTTTGTCCCCATGTGCAATATTCTGTAAAAGCCAGGCATACCTGCAGTTTGGGACCTTAGGAATTTAGGATCAGTTGACAGCTTGGGTCCCAACAGAGGTCTATTTTGAATGCAAAGCATCTGAAAAGAGCTCCCAAAAGAAACcttcttttagcatttttcacatataaatggGCTTAATAAAAGCAGAGATGTAGAGAAATTAGCTGCAACATAATATCAAATATAGGAACCATTTAGTAACTGCAATTCTAGAAGAGATATAGTATCAGTCACATAAAAACACCTTTGACCAAAAGTGACATTTGAGAAACACATTCAAATGAGAACAGGTTCCCAGACACCAGATACTATACTCTCATATAGTTTCTACTATTGGGACcaaccttgttttgttttgtttttaaataaaaactcttacaagaatcctttgaaaagattttaaaattttttcagccACCCTCATGCTAAAGGCCTCTCCATAACACTTAACCTCACCACTTTCTGTCATAACTTTCTCTCACCAAGGTTGGTGTCAGAAGGTTCTGGGAAAAGAAGGGGTCTGGGCTGCTTGGGGGGGGGCAGTGGCCCCACTGGGGTCCTGTGGGAAGGAAGGGTGCTGTGGGCCCCAGGGTTCTCTGACGAAGGTAGGCAGTGGCACCACTAGCTAGTGACAGCTGGGGAATCTCTGTCTTGTGGATGTAGGCATACCCCTCCCCTAAGCACTGGAGAACTATCTAGAAAAGAACCACCAACAACAAAGGCTTactctttgttcattttaaagactTCCAGAACCCCTGGGGTTgctcactttttaaattgttcacaTTTAAGTGGAATAAttctaaaattgtttaaaattaagtTTCACAGAGAAAAAAGCTGCAGATACTTTATTGTCCATAGATATACGTTTGGTTTCCTAGTGTCTCCTAATCAGTACCTCACTGGAATAATCCTTTTGTCTTTATGACTTTATtctcttttagttcttttatcatAGCTCATTCATCTGCACATCAAAAATGCTGatcttaaaattcaatttatctACTCTTCATAGATAAAGAGCTAAGCCCTACCTGTGATGAAGATCATTTCTCAAGCCTACGATTATCCTACTTCAGAAATGTTCTTGCTTCCTGTCTCCTCCTGTGAAACATCCTCATTTAGCACCCCGTGCTGATGCTGTATTAACATTCAGTCAGACCCTTTGTTATAATGTAGCATATAAATAATTCCCAAATTCAGTTACACGATCCAAACAGATAGTTCAATTGGAGAAAGTTGAGGAGTCAGACAAACCCAGATTTCCATTTTGATTCACCCACGTACTAGCTATATGCCATAGTTCAATCTCTCAGCCTCTCAGTCTTGGGTTCCTCATCTGTGGGTGACAAGGATTAGGGATCTACTGTTCATCCCTGGTTGGAGGGGGCGGAACAAGGCGATGAAATCAGACATCTAGGAAAAGACTTTCCTATTGTGCCTTACTACTCATTGTACTCTTCTTTTTACAAGTTTTATCTCAGAATTtagacttcttttatttttatcatgtatcTAATTCACAGACTacttaaataacataaaatatttaacatgcaGTTTTTTAAAGACCTATAAATAATGTTTAGTAAACATAAATGGAATCTATTAAGTGAATATGGGAAAAAATAGCCTTAAATGTACTTTCCCTATACTTTCCTAATAGAATAATTTCAGCATATTGTAAGATTAATCACTAAACAGCTGgacaaattactttttattttaaaattagaatgtcTTTAACATCTTATGATTCATCATGGTATGCTTATTATgctcttttagtttctttctctatTCCCAAGACCCCACTGAAATTACAATTTAGttatttagaaaacttaaaaagatatatattctgaagaacaaagaaaacttgGAGGAGAGATCTATTATCAGAGGAGCAATTTCAAACAAGCTTTTGAAAGAGACGGGCTGGTGGCCTGGTAAACCGCCTTAGTGCACCAGAGGCTGCAACACGGAGCCTCCAGGAGGTGGCCCCCATGACAAGGGGGCCAGTGTACCCACAGGACCTGTGAAGTTCAGGGCTGAGAGGCCCCAAGGGACACAGAAAGTGGCAATGAGACACAGGGTGGAAAATGAGGATGGTTCAAAGTCTGTGAACAGAAAATCTGGACCCCCAGGCACTTTTTCCCACCCCAacttgagaaccactgtcctagGCAAGAAAACATGGTATCTTCTCTGAACAGATCAATCTGAAAGGCTGAAAATAGGGGATAAAGTGAGAGTCTACAGGCTGAATAGTGGAATTCCCAGATCTTGGCCCTGCTAGGAGACTAGAAGCCAGGAAAAAGAAGTAGGAAAGCACTGGGGCTTAGAATTATGAGCCCTATTAAAAATGTCTGTTGATAAATGAAGCAATTCAAATAACTACATTCGCCCCTCCAGACACCCACTCTAAATGGAAATAGAAAGTTACCTGAAAATGTTATTCAAAATTTCAGACTTCATTTATGTCTTTTCTCTCCCTGGATGAGTTTTTGTCAGCCAGCTGTCAGTTCCTACTGAAGGAAATCAAAGCTATTCAGAGTTACATAAATACCAATAACTTGTTCCATACGTCTTTGCCATTTGGAGTCTagttttttaattccttcataAGACATCCCTACACTGTTTGTTCagttaattatatttcagtgaTTAGGCGTCTGTAAGTGTCTGGAGTGGATCCTAGGCACCACCATCCTGTGTGTGCAGGCCGAGGCTTGTCCTGCAAGGACGCTGGGGGTGAAAGGGCCTCAGCATTTACTGGGCCCAGCACTCCACCACCCCATTCCATGCAGGTGAGGAGGCCACGGATGGCAGGGTGGGACACTCCCAGTCACTCTTCTGACTCCCCTGCTTGCCAGGACTTACTTAGATCTTCCTGTGTCCTTTCTCTTAGGTTTCCTTGCTTCTTGGACAACGGTAGAGTTGTTTTGAGTACCTGAGCTGAGTGGTGCCAGCCACAGCAGTACCACATGGGCTGAGGTATTTAAAAAGCCATCTTGCAGATGACAGACCTGGCCTTCCCTGTGGCTCTTTTTCTCCAAGCCACCCCATTTTCTTTGCATTCAGagagaaatattattttcctttgagaCGCTTACTCTGCCTCCAAATAGGATTGGTGTTTCCACCTATAAAGGGCAAGGGGGCTGGAAATTAACAAATGGGTTTCAAGCTGGATTTTTAGCCCTTCACCCTCGCTCCAGGTTGTCCCATCTTTGTGCTGCCCACAAGGGGACCAGAGCATGCTCAGAAGGGGCAGCAGGCTATGTATTAGAGACTACGGCTCTGTCTCTTCCCAAGTTACCAACCCTTGGGAAGCCGATCCTCTgagattcagtttcctcatcctaaaatggagataatatctaCAGAAGATgattgtaagaattaaaaaaaatcacttgcgATTTAGGAATTAAATATCAGCTTCTAAACATGCATCACTAAATGTGTCTCCTGGGCTGGTGGGGTCCGACAGTGGGAGGCCAAAGTGCCTACACCAATGCCTTCTGTGGGCAGAATCACATGGAGAgcctattaaaaataagatttctggCTCCACTCCTACATACTCAAAAGGGGGTGCTTCCTATGCACACCTGAAAATATGTGACCAACTCTTCCTTCCTC
This region of Suricata suricatta isolate VVHF042 chromosome 6, meerkat_22Aug2017_6uvM2_HiC, whole genome shotgun sequence genomic DNA includes:
- the ANKRD34B gene encoding ankyrin repeat domain-containing protein 34B; amino-acid sequence: MDEGVEISSDGNSLIKAVHQSRLRLTRLLLEGGAYINESNDRGETPLMIACKTKHVDHQSVSKAKMVKYLLENNADPNIQDKSGKTALMHACLEKAGPEVVSLLLNSGADLSLQDHSSYSALVYAINSEDRETLKVLLSACKAKGKEVIIITTAKSPSGRHTTKQYLNMPPVDIDGGHSPASCATPSEIDIKTASLPLTQSSETEMTLNGLKGLEPLGSSDDTQDPGSPVRKPAMASNGPKLPQAPTWIKSPPLFMHQNRVASLQEELQDITPEEELSYKTNALALSKRFITRHQSIDVKDTGHLLRALDQASSSRMSYDEINYQSFFSEGNQQCIEIPADPDPDSNQMIFASTLRSIVQKRNSGANHYSSDSQLSAGLTPATLEDGKALIGKKKILSPSPSLFSGPKELLENISPGPLSRRNHALLERRGSGAFPLDHNVTQARPGFLPPLNVNPHPPISDINVNNKISSLLSCGQKVLMPTVPMYPKEFKSKKMLLRRQSLQTEQIKQLVNF